From Cannabis sativa cultivar Pink pepper isolate KNU-18-1 chromosome 8, ASM2916894v1, whole genome shotgun sequence, a single genomic window includes:
- the LOC115699743 gene encoding ASC1-like protein, which translates to MDLIKNVKSRNWEKESHPQYQDFFLIPLFALFFFSVRFFLDRFVFESLGRRLIFGRWRNVGALENEDTRKRIRKFKESAWKCIYYLSAEVLALYVTYDEPWFTNTRNFWVGPGNQVWPDQKIKLKLKGLYLYTGGFYTYSIFALIFWETRRSDFGVSMSHHVATFILIVLSYIFRFARVGSVVLAIHDASDVFLEVGKMSKYSGAEVVASSAFILFVLSWIILRLIYYPFWILWSTSYEVLLTLDKEKHPVEGPIYYYVFNTLLYCLLVLHIYWWVLMYRMLVKQIQARGQLSDDVRSDSEDEHED; encoded by the exons ATGGATTTGATTAAAAACGTCAAGTCTCGAAACTGGGAGAAGGAATCGCATCCACAATACCAAGATTTCTTTCTTATTCCTTTATTtgctctcttcttcttctccgttCGATTCTTTCTCGATAGATTCGTATTTGAG AGCCTGGGAAGACGATTGATTTTTGGGAGGTGGCGTAATGTAGGGGCACTAGAGAATGAGGATACACGGAAAAGGATAAGAAAATTCAAGGAGTCAGCTTGGAAATGTATTTATTATCTGTCAGCAGAGGTTCTGGCTCTCTATGTTACATATGATGAACCTTGGTTTACTAACACAAGAAACTTTTGGGTAGGTCCAGGAAATCAAGTCTGGCCCGACCAGAAAATAAA GTTGAAATTGAAGGGATTGTATTTGTATACTGGTGGATTTTACACATACTCCATCTTTGCTTTGATTTTTTGGGAGACAAGGCGGTCCGACTTTGGGGTGTCCATGAGTCATCATGTTGCAACATTCATTCTCATAGTGCTATCTTATATTTTCAG GTTTGCCCGTGTTGGTTCAGTTGTTTTAGCTATTCATGATGCTAGTGATGTATTTCTGGAGGTAGGGAAGATGTCAAAATACAGTGGTGCTGAAGTAGTAGCGAGCTCTGCATTTATTCTTTTTGTCTTGTCTTGGATCATATTGCGCCTCATTTACTACCCATTTTGGATTCTCTGGAGTACAAG CTATGAAGTTCTTCTTACGTTGGACAAGGAGAAGCACCCAGTAGAGGGACCGATTTATTATTATGTGTTCAATACTCTGCTATACTGCTTGCTTGTACTTCATATTTATTGGTGGGTGTTGATGTATAGAATGCTTGTCAAGCAAATCCAAGCAAGAGGACAACTTAGTGATGATGTTCGATCTG